Proteins encoded in a region of the Candidatus Brocadia sp. genome:
- a CDS encoding shikimate kinase, with product MNIVLIGFRGTGKTTIGRKIAQRLGKEFIDADEYLEQKEGKTIKNIFAVGGEKLFREIEAQIISELCILDNKVIATGGGAILREENIRKLKKNGIVIYLDADVDTIYKRIHEDTQTQQRRPSLTNRGKHEEIEYLLAYRRPLYDRVADFVINTACLSQNDVANRIIAFINSYVMDLRKGK from the coding sequence TTGAATATTGTCTTGATTGGTTTTCGCGGAACCGGCAAAACAACCATAGGGAGAAAGATTGCTCAACGGCTTGGCAAAGAATTTATCGATGCCGATGAGTACCTGGAACAAAAAGAAGGAAAGACCATTAAAAACATTTTTGCAGTTGGTGGAGAAAAATTATTCCGGGAAATCGAGGCGCAAATCATTTCGGAGTTATGTATTCTCGACAACAAGGTCATTGCCACGGGCGGAGGTGCAATCCTGAGGGAAGAAAATATAAGGAAGCTTAAGAAAAACGGGATCGTAATCTATCTGGATGCTGACGTGGATACCATCTACAAGAGAATCCACGAAGATACACAAACACAGCAGAGAAGACCAAGCCTTACGAATCGTGGTAAACACGAGGAAATTGAATATCTTTTGGCATACAGAAGGCCGCTTTATGACAGGGTTGCAGATTTTGTGATAAACACAGCCTGTCTATCCCAAAATGATGTTGCAAATAGGATAATAGCCTTTATTAACAGCTATGTAATGGATTTAAGAAAAGGTAAGTAA